In one window of Haliaeetus albicilla chromosome W, bHalAlb1.1, whole genome shotgun sequence DNA:
- the SIPA1L3 gene encoding signal-induced proliferation-associated 1-like protein 3 isoform X1 — MSSHHPLRHDGSDAGGCPPAFWAQNGSVPMVGGEPPRLATATPAMPKMGVRARITDWPPKRDAVKDPPVGTSQCREATGSRDAACCRGFASGQQPLTSVSGFKALHRLARRRSKDVEFQEGWPRSPARGLAPLRHRSSSEVTLSECDPEELAEPRGTKLGGATGLFREYGSTSSIDVQGISEQSFFNMLNEFRTKKPDRQAAMPERLREAGFPLGSYSGIKMEGRNGPWDEPSAQSKEKPHRRCPKGDAGGESIFKKLRSGRNEGELEELQAPEPGKAWVCQKSFAHYDVQSMLFDLNAVAVNRAVVAQRRNTTTGASAASAATICAGGLGGSDLAFTSTEDLNCKENLEHDMGDNTSNELLLSCPHFRNEIGGSGERNVSFSKALVGSPGVPTVEGGFPEPAFDVRPTNAGVSVLEVPKELQRNPNRLKHYSVEHMDLGAHYYRDHFHGKEHSNYFGVDEKLGPVAVSIKREKLEDHKDHGPQYQYRIIFRTSELVTLRGSILEDATPTATKHGTVRGLPLKDALEYVIPELNIHCLRLAISTPKVTEQLLKLDEQGLCRRHKVGILYCKAGQSSEEEMYNNEDAGPPFEEFLSLLGEKVCLKAFSKYAAQLDTKTDSTGTHSLYTTYQDYEIMFHVSTMLPYTPNNRQQLLRKRHIGNDIVTIIFQEPGALPFTPQNIRSHFQHVFIIVRAHNPCTDNVCYSVAVTRSKDVPPFGPPIPNGITFRKSDVFRDFLLAKVINAENAAHKSDKFHTMATRTRQEYLKDLAENCVTNTPIDSAGKFNLISLASKKKEKTKARAGAEQHSTGAIAWRVSAQDFTRGAEIACALGISNEFVVLLDLGAKEVVFNCFCGDVIGWTADASTVKIFYGRGDHIFIRAAEGSPEDIKEIVQRLKVMTDGCETVDMTLRRNGLGQLGFHVKYDGTVAEVEDYGFAWQAGLRQGSRLVEICKVAVVTLTHDQMIDLLRTSVTVKVVIIPPHEDGAPRRGWAEFLEMSNAEPKGETESLLSGYHPPYRSNASWQWSGPALHNTAPASKWAEPLALSHGQVIGRSAKQPTVPYREPQPLHGKRPVSFPETPHPISSSPAGTERAQPYRQPSGSFSMPGNAGTAYARYKPSPERYIASQRLPLPSELHAGHDGPSSSDSLSGGLSSHESTMERHKPEPLWHVPVQSRLPGSGGSKRSSRQEPMGKDSPNQHSKQSDTQYSSHSSSNTLSSNTSSNHSDDRWFDVSNPVETEPDPLSKGGSSDSGIDTVLYACSPAGGGGGAGPKPPRLASQRDKVPKTPSASYAGLQDDGVRPGDKRELSPTISTGSQGKSYRHKAGTPGASGTPGSSPDPFKQPSSNLRLGYPSYKTPLAEALQPPHASQLSALVPKSFSKQTVRNKHAAGWKRADDPPDPKKQVDANTKNVFGQPRLRASLRDLRSPRKSYKSTIEDDLKKLIIMDSAVPEPERAGSPQKGLQRTLSDESLCSGWRDVGYAAVAPAAVSSDTNVLFTSAYPSSTLPSRRQHPPAANGSLPEKKSPLVTAATISASKLSLAEMRDRPPLCRIDPGMMPLPDTATGLEWSSLVNAAKAYEVQRAVSLFSLTDSALSPDPPVSPERQPTPQGGPPLSQGPPLDLPGKVSQLEAMLKQLYSDLQKEKQDKVVLQAEVANLRQNNQRLQEESHSAARQLRHFARIFSGAVEKEEL; from the exons CAGCCGGGATGCCGCTTGCTGCCGGGGTTTTGCCAGCGGGCAGCAGCCCCTCACCAGCGTTTCGGGCTTTAAAGCCCTTCACCGCCTGGCACGGCGGCGATCCAAGGACGTGGAATTTCAGGAGGGGTGGCCCCGTTCCCCGGCAAGGGGCTTGGCACCGCTGCGGCACCGGAGCAGCAGCGAGGTGACACTGAGTGAGTGTGACCCGGAGGAGCTGGCGGAGCCACGGGGGACCAAACTGGGGGGGGCCACCGGACTTTTCCGCGAGTATGGCAGCACCTCCTCCATCGATGTGCAGGGCATCTCAGAGCAAAGCTTCTTCAATATGCTCAACGAATTTCGGACCAAGAAGCCGGATCGGCAAGCTGCGATGCCCGAGCGTCTCAGGGAAGCCGGTTTTCCTTTGGGATCATATTCCGGGATCAAGATGGAGGGTAGGAACGGGCCCTGGGACGAGCCATCGGCACAATCCAAGGAGAAACCCCATAGGAGGTGTCCCAAAGGTGATGCTGGAGGCGAATCCATCTTCAAGAAGCTCCGGAGCGGCCGAAACgagggggagctggaggagctaCAGGCGCCTGAGCCGGGCAAGGCTTGGGTGTGCCAGAAGAGCTTCGCCCACTACGACGTGCAGAGCATGCTCTTCGACCTCAACGCTGTGGCTGTCAACCGTGCCGTGGTAGCCCAACGGCGAAACACCACCACGGGCGCCTCGGCCGCTTCAGCCGCCACCATTTGTGCTGGCGGGTTGGGAGGATCAGATCTGGCGTTCACCAGCACAGAGGACCTTAACTGTAAGGAGAATTTGGAGCACGACATGGGGGATAACACCAGCAACGAGCTTCTCCTCAGCTGCCCCCATTTCCGCAATGAGATCGGCGGCAGTGGCGAGCGCAATGTCAGCTTCTCCAAAGCTTTGGTGGGTTCCCCGGGGGTCCCAACGGTTGAGGGGGGCTTCCCAGAGCCTGCCTTTGATGTACGCCCCACCAATGCTGGTGTCTCAGTGCTGGAGGTCCCCAAGGAGCTGCAGAGGAACCCCAACCGGCTCAAGCACTACAGCGTCGAGCACATGGACCTTGGCGCTCACTATTACCGGGATCATTTCCATGGCAAAG AGCACTCTAACTACTTCGGGGTGGACGAGAAGCTGGGCCCGGTGGCCGTCAGCATCAAACGTGAGAAGCTGGAAGACCACAAGGACCACGGCCCCCAGTACCAGTACAGGATCATCTTCCGGACCAGTGAG ctggTCACCCTGCGTGGTTCCATCCTGGAAGATGCCACCCCTACTGCCACCAAGCACGGGACAGTCCGGGGACTCCCGCTGAAGGACGCCCTGGAATATGTCATCCCGGAGCTCAATATCCACTGCCTGCGCCTCGCCATCAGCACGCCCAAGGTCACTGAGCAGCTCCTCAAACTGGACGAGCAAGGG CTCTGCCGGAGGCACAAGGTGGGCATCCTCTACTGCAAAGCCGGGCAAAGCTCGGAGGAGGAGATGTACAACAATGAGGACGCGGGACCCCCCTTTGAGGagttcctctccctcctcgGGGAGAAGGTTTGCCTGAAAGCCTTCAGCAAGTACGCGGCCCAGCTGGACACCAAAA CTGACTCCACCGGCACTCACTCCCTCTACACCACCTACCAGGACTATGAAATCATGTTCCATGTCTCCACCATGCTCCCCTACACCCCCAACAACCGGCAGCAG CTGCTGAGGAAGAGGCACATAGGGAATGACATCGTCACCATCATCTTCCAAGAACCCGGAGCTTTGCCTTTCACCCCCCAAAATATCCGTTCCCACTTCCAGCATGTCTTCATCATCGTCCGAGCCCACAACCCCTGCACTGACAATGTCTGTTATAG CGTGGCTGTCACCAGGTCCAAAGACGTCCCACCCTTCGGACCCCCCATCCCCAACGGCATCACCTTCCGCAAATCCGATGTCTTCCGAGATTTCTTGCTGGCCAAGGTGATCAATGCAGAGAATGCCGCTCACAAATCAGACAAATTTCACACCATGGCTACTCGAACCCGGCAGGAATACCTGAAGGATCTGGCTGAAAACTGCGTCACCAACACTCCTATCGATTCTGCTGGGAAGTTCAACCTCATCTCACTGGCTTccaagaagaaggaaaagacgAAAGCCCGAGCGGGGGCTGAGCAACACAGCACGGGGGCCATTGCCTGGCGTGTTTCTGCTCAGGATTTCACCCGGGGAGCGGAGATCGCTTGCGCCTTGGGTATTTCCAACGAATTCGTGGTCTTGCTTGACCTCGGCGCCAAGGAGGTGGTCTTCAACTGTTTCTGCGGGGACGTCATTGGCTGGACCGCCGATGCTTCCACCGTCAAGATCTTCTATGGCCGAGGAGATCACATCTTCATCCGGGCGGCCGAGGGCAGCCCCGAGGACATCAAGGAGATTGTGCAGAGGCTGAAG GTGATGACAGACGGCTGCGAGACGGTGGACATGACCTTGAGGAGGAACGGGCTGGGCCAATTGGGTTTCCATGTGAAGTACGACGGCACGGTGGCCGAGGTGGAGGATTATGGCTTCGCCTGGCAGGCCGGTTTGCGGCAGGGCAGCCGGTTGGTGGAGATTTGTAAGGTGGCAGTGGTAACCCTAACCCATGACCAAATGATCGACCTCTTGCGGACCTCCGTCACGGTTAAGGTCGTCATCATCCCGCCCCATGAGGATGGAGCCCCTCGCAG GGGCTGGGCTGAGTTCTTGGAGATGAGCAACGCGGAACCGAAGGGAGAGACTGAGAGTTTGCTGTCTGGCTACCACCCGCCGTACCGGAGCAACGCCAGCTGGCAATGGAGTGGGCCAGCCTTGCACAACACTGCTCCGGCTAGTAAATGGGCTGAGCCGCTGGCCCTCAGCCACGGGCAAGTGATCGGCCGGTCAGCCAAGCAGCCCACCGTGCCCTACCGAGAGCCACAACCCCTGCACGGCAAGAG GCCGGTCAGCTTTCCCGAAACCCCCCATCCCATCTCCTCCTCGCCGGCGGGAACGGAGAGGGCACAGCCGTACCGGCAACCCTCGGGCAGCTTCTCCATGCCAGGCAATGCTGGGACAGCCTACGCTCGCTATAAACCCTCTCCAGAGAG GTACATTGCCTCGCAGCGGCTGCCGTTGCCCTCCGAGCTGCATGCCGGCCATGATGGCCCCTCCAGCAGTGACTCCTTGTCCGGGGGGCTCAGTAGCCATGAGAGCACCATGGAACGGCACAAACCAG AGCCATTGTGGCACGTGCCAGTGCAGTCCAGGTTGCCGGGAAGTGGCGGGAGCAAGCGATCCAGCAGGCAGGAACCAATGGGCAAGGATTCTCCCAACCAGCACTCCAAG CAGAGTGACACACAGTACTCAAGCCACTCCAGCAGCAACACACTCTCCAGCAACACCTCCAGCAACCACAGCGATGACCGTTGGTTCGACGTTTCCAATCCTGTTGAAACCGAACCGGATCCCCTCTCCAAAGGTGGTTCCAGTGACAGTGGCATTGATACCGTGCTCtatgcctgcagccctgctggcggtggcgggggggccGGTCCCAAACCCCCCCGCCTAGCATCACAGAGGGACAAGGTCCCCAAAACCCCCTCGGCGTCCTACGCTGGTTTGCAGGATGACGGTGTCCGTCCCGGTGACAAGAGGGAACTGTCCCCAACCATCAGTACCGGCAGCCAGGGTAAAAGCTATCGGCACAAAGCGGGGACCCCTGGAGCCTCGGGGACCCCTGGCAGCAGCCCCGATCCCTTCAAGCAGCCCAG CTCGAACCTGCGGCTGGGCTACCCCAGCTACAAAACCCCCTTGGCCGAagccctccagcccccccacGCCTCCCAGCTTTCTGCTTTGGTTCCCAAATCCTTCTCCAAGCAGACGGTCAGGAACAAACATGCTGCAGGCTGGAAACGTGCCGATGACCCCCCAGATCCCAAAAA GCAGGTGGACGCCAACACCAAGAACGTTTTTGGGCAGCCGCGACTGCGAGCGTCGCTGCGGGATCTACGTTCCCCCCGTAAGAGCTATAAATCCACCATCGAGGACGATCTCAAGAAACTCATCATCATGGACAGCGCCGTGCCGGAACCGGAGAGAGCTGGG TCCCCGCAGAAAGGGCTCCAACGGACACTGTCGGATGAGAGCCTGTGCAGTGGGTGGCGGGATGTCGGTTATGCTGCTGTCGCGCCGGCAGCAGTGTCCTCGGACACCAACGTCCTCTTCACCAGCGCCTATCCCTCCAGCACCTTGCCTAGCCGCCGGCAACACCCCCCTGCCGCCAACGGCAGCCTCCCTGAGAAGAAAT CACCTCTTGTCACCGCAGCCACCATCTCCGCCTCCAAGCTGTCCCTGGCTGAAATGCGGGACAGGCCCCCCCTTTGCCGGATCGATCCCGGGATGATGCCTTTGCCGGATACGGCGACCGGGCTGGAGTGGTCCAGCCTGGTGAACGCCGCCAAAGCCTACGAAG TGCAGAGAGCTgtctccctcttctccctcacCGACTCAGCGCTGAGCCCTGacccccccgtgtcccctgaGAGGCAGCCGACACCACAGGGGGGCCCCCCCCTCAG TCAGGGCCCCCCCCTGGACCTGCCAGGGAAGGTCTCCCAGCTGGAAGCCATGTTGAAACAGCTCTACAGTGACCTGCAGAAG gagaagcaggacaaggtggtgctgcaggcagaggtggCCAACCTGCGGCAGAACAACCAGCGGCTGCAGGAGGAATCGCACTCGGCTGCCCGGCAGCTCCGACATTTTGCCCGGATCTTCTCTGGCGCCGTCGAGAAGGAGGAGCTGTGA
- the SIPA1L3 gene encoding signal-induced proliferation-associated 1-like protein 3 isoform X2, whose amino-acid sequence MSSHHPLRHDGSDAGGCPPAFWAQNGSVPMVGGEPPRLATATPAMPKMGVRARITDWPPKRDAVKDPPVGTSQCREATGSRDAACCRGFASGQQPLTSVSGFKALHRLARRRSKDVEFQEGWPRSPARGLAPLRHRSSSEVTLSECDPEELAEPRGTKLGGATGLFREYGSTSSIDVQGISEQSFFNMLNEFRTKKPDRQAAMPERLREAGFPLGSYSGIKMEGRNGPWDEPSAQSKEKPHRRCPKGDAGGESIFKKLRSGRNEGELEELQAPEPGKAWVCQKSFAHYDVQSMLFDLNAVAVNRAVVAQRRNTTTGASAASAATICAGGLGGSDLAFTSTEDLNCKENLEHDMGDNTSNELLLSCPHFRNEIGGSGERNVSFSKALVGSPGVPTVEGGFPEPAFDVRPTNAGVSVLEVPKELQRNPNRLKHYSVEHMDLGAHYYRDHFHGKEHSNYFGVDEKLGPVAVSIKREKLEDHKDHGPQYQYRIIFRTSELVTLRGSILEDATPTATKHGTVRGLPLKDALEYVIPELNIHCLRLAISTPKVTEQLLKLDEQGLCRRHKVGILYCKAGQSSEEEMYNNEDAGPPFEEFLSLLGEKVCLKAFSKYAAQLDTKTDSTGTHSLYTTYQDYEIMFHVSTMLPYTPNNRQQLLRKRHIGNDIVTIIFQEPGALPFTPQNIRSHFQHVFIIVRAHNPCTDNVCYSVAVTRSKDVPPFGPPIPNGITFRKSDVFRDFLLAKVINAENAAHKSDKFHTMATRTRQEYLKDLAENCVTNTPIDSAGKFNLISLASKKKEKTKARAGAEQHSTGAIAWRVSAQDFTRGAEIACALGISNEFVVLLDLGAKEVVFNCFCGDVIGWTADASTVKIFYGRGDHIFIRAAEGSPEDIKEIVQRLKVMTDGCETVDMTLRRNGLGQLGFHVKYDGTVAEVEDYGFAWQAGLRQGSRLVEICKVAVVTLTHDQMIDLLRTSVTVKVVIIPPHEDGAPRRGWAEFLEMSNAEPKGETESLLSGYHPPYRSNASWQWSGPALHNTAPASKWAEPLALSHGQVIGRSAKQPTVPYREPQPLHGKRPVSFPETPHPISSSPAGTERAQPYRQPSGSFSMPGNAGTAYARYKPSPERYIASQRLPLPSELHAGHDGPSSSDSLSGGLSSHESTMERHKPEPLWHVPVQSRLPGSGGSKRSSRQEPMGKDSPNQHSKQSDTQYSSHSSSNTLSSNTSSNHSDDRWFDVSNPVETEPDPLSKGGSSDSGIDTVLYACSPAGGGGGAGPKPPRLASQRDKVPKTPSASYAGLQDDGVRPGDKRELSPTISTGSQGKSYRHKAGTPGASGTPGSSPDPFKQPSSNLRLGYPSYKTPLAEALQPPHASQLSALVPKSFSKQTVRNKHAAGWKRADDPPDPKKQVDANTKNVFGQPRLRASLRDLRSPRKSYKSTIEDDLKKLIIMDSAVPEPERAGSPQKGLQRTLSDESLCSGWRDVGYAAVAPAAVSSDTNVLFTSAYPSSTLPSRRQHPPAANGSLPEKKSTISASKLSLAEMRDRPPLCRIDPGMMPLPDTATGLEWSSLVNAAKAYEVQRAVSLFSLTDSALSPDPPVSPERQPTPQGGPPLSQGPPLDLPGKVSQLEAMLKQLYSDLQKEKQDKVVLQAEVANLRQNNQRLQEESHSAARQLRHFARIFSGAVEKEEL is encoded by the exons CAGCCGGGATGCCGCTTGCTGCCGGGGTTTTGCCAGCGGGCAGCAGCCCCTCACCAGCGTTTCGGGCTTTAAAGCCCTTCACCGCCTGGCACGGCGGCGATCCAAGGACGTGGAATTTCAGGAGGGGTGGCCCCGTTCCCCGGCAAGGGGCTTGGCACCGCTGCGGCACCGGAGCAGCAGCGAGGTGACACTGAGTGAGTGTGACCCGGAGGAGCTGGCGGAGCCACGGGGGACCAAACTGGGGGGGGCCACCGGACTTTTCCGCGAGTATGGCAGCACCTCCTCCATCGATGTGCAGGGCATCTCAGAGCAAAGCTTCTTCAATATGCTCAACGAATTTCGGACCAAGAAGCCGGATCGGCAAGCTGCGATGCCCGAGCGTCTCAGGGAAGCCGGTTTTCCTTTGGGATCATATTCCGGGATCAAGATGGAGGGTAGGAACGGGCCCTGGGACGAGCCATCGGCACAATCCAAGGAGAAACCCCATAGGAGGTGTCCCAAAGGTGATGCTGGAGGCGAATCCATCTTCAAGAAGCTCCGGAGCGGCCGAAACgagggggagctggaggagctaCAGGCGCCTGAGCCGGGCAAGGCTTGGGTGTGCCAGAAGAGCTTCGCCCACTACGACGTGCAGAGCATGCTCTTCGACCTCAACGCTGTGGCTGTCAACCGTGCCGTGGTAGCCCAACGGCGAAACACCACCACGGGCGCCTCGGCCGCTTCAGCCGCCACCATTTGTGCTGGCGGGTTGGGAGGATCAGATCTGGCGTTCACCAGCACAGAGGACCTTAACTGTAAGGAGAATTTGGAGCACGACATGGGGGATAACACCAGCAACGAGCTTCTCCTCAGCTGCCCCCATTTCCGCAATGAGATCGGCGGCAGTGGCGAGCGCAATGTCAGCTTCTCCAAAGCTTTGGTGGGTTCCCCGGGGGTCCCAACGGTTGAGGGGGGCTTCCCAGAGCCTGCCTTTGATGTACGCCCCACCAATGCTGGTGTCTCAGTGCTGGAGGTCCCCAAGGAGCTGCAGAGGAACCCCAACCGGCTCAAGCACTACAGCGTCGAGCACATGGACCTTGGCGCTCACTATTACCGGGATCATTTCCATGGCAAAG AGCACTCTAACTACTTCGGGGTGGACGAGAAGCTGGGCCCGGTGGCCGTCAGCATCAAACGTGAGAAGCTGGAAGACCACAAGGACCACGGCCCCCAGTACCAGTACAGGATCATCTTCCGGACCAGTGAG ctggTCACCCTGCGTGGTTCCATCCTGGAAGATGCCACCCCTACTGCCACCAAGCACGGGACAGTCCGGGGACTCCCGCTGAAGGACGCCCTGGAATATGTCATCCCGGAGCTCAATATCCACTGCCTGCGCCTCGCCATCAGCACGCCCAAGGTCACTGAGCAGCTCCTCAAACTGGACGAGCAAGGG CTCTGCCGGAGGCACAAGGTGGGCATCCTCTACTGCAAAGCCGGGCAAAGCTCGGAGGAGGAGATGTACAACAATGAGGACGCGGGACCCCCCTTTGAGGagttcctctccctcctcgGGGAGAAGGTTTGCCTGAAAGCCTTCAGCAAGTACGCGGCCCAGCTGGACACCAAAA CTGACTCCACCGGCACTCACTCCCTCTACACCACCTACCAGGACTATGAAATCATGTTCCATGTCTCCACCATGCTCCCCTACACCCCCAACAACCGGCAGCAG CTGCTGAGGAAGAGGCACATAGGGAATGACATCGTCACCATCATCTTCCAAGAACCCGGAGCTTTGCCTTTCACCCCCCAAAATATCCGTTCCCACTTCCAGCATGTCTTCATCATCGTCCGAGCCCACAACCCCTGCACTGACAATGTCTGTTATAG CGTGGCTGTCACCAGGTCCAAAGACGTCCCACCCTTCGGACCCCCCATCCCCAACGGCATCACCTTCCGCAAATCCGATGTCTTCCGAGATTTCTTGCTGGCCAAGGTGATCAATGCAGAGAATGCCGCTCACAAATCAGACAAATTTCACACCATGGCTACTCGAACCCGGCAGGAATACCTGAAGGATCTGGCTGAAAACTGCGTCACCAACACTCCTATCGATTCTGCTGGGAAGTTCAACCTCATCTCACTGGCTTccaagaagaaggaaaagacgAAAGCCCGAGCGGGGGCTGAGCAACACAGCACGGGGGCCATTGCCTGGCGTGTTTCTGCTCAGGATTTCACCCGGGGAGCGGAGATCGCTTGCGCCTTGGGTATTTCCAACGAATTCGTGGTCTTGCTTGACCTCGGCGCCAAGGAGGTGGTCTTCAACTGTTTCTGCGGGGACGTCATTGGCTGGACCGCCGATGCTTCCACCGTCAAGATCTTCTATGGCCGAGGAGATCACATCTTCATCCGGGCGGCCGAGGGCAGCCCCGAGGACATCAAGGAGATTGTGCAGAGGCTGAAG GTGATGACAGACGGCTGCGAGACGGTGGACATGACCTTGAGGAGGAACGGGCTGGGCCAATTGGGTTTCCATGTGAAGTACGACGGCACGGTGGCCGAGGTGGAGGATTATGGCTTCGCCTGGCAGGCCGGTTTGCGGCAGGGCAGCCGGTTGGTGGAGATTTGTAAGGTGGCAGTGGTAACCCTAACCCATGACCAAATGATCGACCTCTTGCGGACCTCCGTCACGGTTAAGGTCGTCATCATCCCGCCCCATGAGGATGGAGCCCCTCGCAG GGGCTGGGCTGAGTTCTTGGAGATGAGCAACGCGGAACCGAAGGGAGAGACTGAGAGTTTGCTGTCTGGCTACCACCCGCCGTACCGGAGCAACGCCAGCTGGCAATGGAGTGGGCCAGCCTTGCACAACACTGCTCCGGCTAGTAAATGGGCTGAGCCGCTGGCCCTCAGCCACGGGCAAGTGATCGGCCGGTCAGCCAAGCAGCCCACCGTGCCCTACCGAGAGCCACAACCCCTGCACGGCAAGAG GCCGGTCAGCTTTCCCGAAACCCCCCATCCCATCTCCTCCTCGCCGGCGGGAACGGAGAGGGCACAGCCGTACCGGCAACCCTCGGGCAGCTTCTCCATGCCAGGCAATGCTGGGACAGCCTACGCTCGCTATAAACCCTCTCCAGAGAG GTACATTGCCTCGCAGCGGCTGCCGTTGCCCTCCGAGCTGCATGCCGGCCATGATGGCCCCTCCAGCAGTGACTCCTTGTCCGGGGGGCTCAGTAGCCATGAGAGCACCATGGAACGGCACAAACCAG AGCCATTGTGGCACGTGCCAGTGCAGTCCAGGTTGCCGGGAAGTGGCGGGAGCAAGCGATCCAGCAGGCAGGAACCAATGGGCAAGGATTCTCCCAACCAGCACTCCAAG CAGAGTGACACACAGTACTCAAGCCACTCCAGCAGCAACACACTCTCCAGCAACACCTCCAGCAACCACAGCGATGACCGTTGGTTCGACGTTTCCAATCCTGTTGAAACCGAACCGGATCCCCTCTCCAAAGGTGGTTCCAGTGACAGTGGCATTGATACCGTGCTCtatgcctgcagccctgctggcggtggcgggggggccGGTCCCAAACCCCCCCGCCTAGCATCACAGAGGGACAAGGTCCCCAAAACCCCCTCGGCGTCCTACGCTGGTTTGCAGGATGACGGTGTCCGTCCCGGTGACAAGAGGGAACTGTCCCCAACCATCAGTACCGGCAGCCAGGGTAAAAGCTATCGGCACAAAGCGGGGACCCCTGGAGCCTCGGGGACCCCTGGCAGCAGCCCCGATCCCTTCAAGCAGCCCAG CTCGAACCTGCGGCTGGGCTACCCCAGCTACAAAACCCCCTTGGCCGAagccctccagcccccccacGCCTCCCAGCTTTCTGCTTTGGTTCCCAAATCCTTCTCCAAGCAGACGGTCAGGAACAAACATGCTGCAGGCTGGAAACGTGCCGATGACCCCCCAGATCCCAAAAA GCAGGTGGACGCCAACACCAAGAACGTTTTTGGGCAGCCGCGACTGCGAGCGTCGCTGCGGGATCTACGTTCCCCCCGTAAGAGCTATAAATCCACCATCGAGGACGATCTCAAGAAACTCATCATCATGGACAGCGCCGTGCCGGAACCGGAGAGAGCTGGG TCCCCGCAGAAAGGGCTCCAACGGACACTGTCGGATGAGAGCCTGTGCAGTGGGTGGCGGGATGTCGGTTATGCTGCTGTCGCGCCGGCAGCAGTGTCCTCGGACACCAACGTCCTCTTCACCAGCGCCTATCCCTCCAGCACCTTGCCTAGCCGCCGGCAACACCCCCCTGCCGCCAACGGCAGCCTCCCTGAGAAGAAAT CCACCATCTCCGCCTCCAAGCTGTCCCTGGCTGAAATGCGGGACAGGCCCCCCCTTTGCCGGATCGATCCCGGGATGATGCCTTTGCCGGATACGGCGACCGGGCTGGAGTGGTCCAGCCTGGTGAACGCCGCCAAAGCCTACGAAG TGCAGAGAGCTgtctccctcttctccctcacCGACTCAGCGCTGAGCCCTGacccccccgtgtcccctgaGAGGCAGCCGACACCACAGGGGGGCCCCCCCCTCAG TCAGGGCCCCCCCCTGGACCTGCCAGGGAAGGTCTCCCAGCTGGAAGCCATGTTGAAACAGCTCTACAGTGACCTGCAGAAG gagaagcaggacaaggtggtgctgcaggcagaggtggCCAACCTGCGGCAGAACAACCAGCGGCTGCAGGAGGAATCGCACTCGGCTGCCCGGCAGCTCCGACATTTTGCCCGGATCTTCTCTGGCGCCGTCGAGAAGGAGGAGCTGTGA